The stretch of DNA GGACTCGTGCGAGAGCCACCAGCGCTTCATGGTGAAGTTCGACCTCAAGGTCAAGCTTTTATCCGACCCCCAGCACAAGGTCTTGGAACGCTACAGCGCCTGGGGTGAGAAAAAGCTCTACGGCAAGATATTTATGGGTATCAACCGCTCGACGGTGCTTATCGATCCCGAAGGCAAGATAGCCCACCACTGGCCCAATGTCAAGGCCGACGGTCACGCAGAAGAAGTAAAGGCGAAGCTCACTGAACTTCAAAAATAGTCCCGACACTCAGGGGGCGAGGGAGTTGTGTGTTACGGGCGAGGAGGAAGAATGGATGTTAAAGAAGCGATTGAGAAAAGAAGGGCTTATCGTTCATTGGAACCGGCAGAGATTACCCCAGAGATACTCACCGAGCTCGGCGACGCAGCTCGGCTGTCGCCGTCCTGCTTCAACAACCAGCCCTGGCGGTATGTTTTCGTTTATGAGCCGGACGCGCTCCGCGCGATGCACGAGGCGTTATCCCGCGGCAACGAGTGGGCGACTGAAGGTTCCATGATCGTCGTGGTCACTGCAAAGAGGAATGCCGACTGTGTCATTAAAGACAGAGAGTACTACGCGTTCGACACCGGAATGGCCACGGCGTTTATTATCCTGCGCGCCACCGAAATGGGGCTGGTCGCTCATCCCATAGCCGGATACAGTCCAAGCAAGACACGCGAGATCCTGGGTATCCCCGATGACGTTGATGTCCTCGCCCTGGTCATAGTTGGCAAGAAGTC from candidate division TA06 bacterium B3_TA06 encodes:
- a CDS encoding nitroreductase, with translation MDVKEAIEKRRAYRSLEPAEITPEILTELGDAARLSPSCFNNQPWRYVFVYEPDALRAMHEALSRGNEWATEGSMIVVVTAKRNADCVIKDREYYAFDTGMATAFIILRATEMGLVAHPIAGYSPSKTREILGIPDDVDVLALVIVGKKSEEINELLSEDQAKKEKQRPERLGLEKIIHHNRFKVEGQGG
- a CDS encoding thioredoxin-dependent thiol peroxidase, with translation MIKPGDKAPDFTLKDSEGNPIKLSDMKGSWVVLYFYPKDATPGCTTEALQFTQHIADFKNANAQVLGVSADSCESHQRFMVKFDLKVKLLSDPQHKVLERYSAWGEKKLYGKIFMGINRSTVLIDPEGKIAHHWPNVKADGHAEEVKAKLTELQK